One window of Akkermansia biwaensis genomic DNA carries:
- a CDS encoding prenyltransferase/squalene oxidase repeat-containing protein: protein MKKAFCFLLIVLGMAVMPQPGMAQSSLRTSSPVPPQVELMYVKGLRFLQNAQKTDGTYEGTYGQEPGIIGFCLMSVLAHGDDPNTGPYATMVRRCLNYILAKQNKSSGYIGDSMYNHGFATLALAEAYGMVRDDRIGPALHKAVALTLTAQKKNKTGGWRYAPDSTDADSTVTGCQLVSLYAARNAGIPVPDEAFERGLKYMASCRDSKGGYGYTGPSGPRVTLTAIGSLTLSLARQKSDPSFKTSLAFLKKNLNYRDSSYPFYFEYYMSQALFHADLDTWKEWNYKNMRYLGASQAPNGSWLSDYSAAYSTSAALLSLALNYRFLPIYEK from the coding sequence ATGAAAAAAGCCTTTTGTTTCCTGTTGATTGTCCTGGGAATGGCGGTCATGCCGCAGCCGGGGATGGCCCAGTCTTCCCTGCGCACCTCTTCCCCGGTGCCCCCGCAGGTAGAACTGATGTACGTCAAGGGCCTCAGATTCCTCCAGAACGCCCAGAAAACGGACGGCACCTATGAAGGCACCTACGGCCAGGAACCCGGTATTATCGGCTTCTGCCTGATGTCCGTTCTCGCCCACGGGGACGATCCGAACACGGGGCCGTACGCCACCATGGTGCGCCGCTGCCTCAACTACATTCTCGCCAAGCAGAACAAAAGTTCCGGCTACATAGGGGATTCCATGTACAACCACGGATTCGCCACCCTGGCGCTGGCGGAGGCCTACGGCATGGTGCGCGACGACCGCATAGGCCCCGCCCTTCATAAGGCCGTGGCCCTGACGCTGACCGCCCAGAAGAAGAACAAGACGGGCGGCTGGCGCTACGCGCCGGATTCCACGGACGCGGACAGCACGGTGACGGGCTGCCAGCTCGTCTCCCTGTACGCCGCACGGAACGCGGGCATTCCCGTGCCGGACGAGGCTTTTGAACGCGGCCTCAAGTACATGGCCTCCTGCCGCGACAGCAAGGGAGGCTACGGATATACCGGACCTTCCGGTCCCCGCGTCACCCTCACGGCCATCGGCTCCCTGACCTTGTCCCTGGCGCGCCAGAAGTCGGACCCGTCCTTCAAAACCTCCCTGGCCTTCCTGAAAAAGAACCTCAATTATCGGGATTCCTCCTATCCGTTCTACTTCGAGTACTACATGTCCCAGGCTCTTTTCCATGCGGATCTGGACACTTGGAAGGAATGGAATTATAAGAACATGCGGTATCTGGGCGCTTCCCAGGCACCCAACGGTTCCTGGCTGTCCGACTATTCCGCGGCCTATTCCACGTCCGCCGCCCTTCTCTCCCTCGCTCTCAACTACAGATTCCTGCCCATTTATGAAAAATAG
- the proC gene encoding pyrroline-5-carboxylate reductase — MKTGIIGLGKMGGALLRGMLKSGAVAPQDVWVYDHHKENMAALQAEHPGVHEAESEEAAADAVEALVLAVKPHAVLPLISALSEGDRELPLLISIAAAVTLDEMEERACDGTRIVRAMPNTPCMVLSGVIAYSPGTAVTDEDEEAARRLLSGCGSVFKVEESRMNAVSAISGCGPAYMFTALDALSDAGVAMGLPRKTALELAAGTMLGSALMLEQTGEHPMALRDAVTSPGGTTIAALNALDECGFRNAWIQAVKSAVRRAEEMEGN, encoded by the coding sequence ATGAAAACAGGCATTATCGGACTTGGCAAAATGGGAGGAGCCCTGCTGCGGGGCATGCTCAAATCCGGAGCCGTGGCTCCGCAGGACGTATGGGTGTACGATCATCATAAGGAGAATATGGCGGCACTCCAGGCGGAACATCCCGGCGTGCATGAGGCGGAATCTGAAGAGGCGGCTGCGGATGCCGTGGAAGCCCTGGTCTTGGCCGTCAAGCCTCATGCCGTTCTTCCCCTGATTTCCGCTCTTTCCGAGGGCGACAGGGAACTGCCCCTCCTGATTTCCATAGCCGCCGCCGTCACCCTGGACGAAATGGAGGAGCGCGCCTGCGACGGAACGCGCATCGTGCGCGCCATGCCCAATACCCCGTGCATGGTGCTCTCCGGCGTCATTGCCTACAGTCCGGGAACAGCCGTCACGGACGAGGACGAAGAAGCGGCGCGGCGCCTGCTGTCCGGCTGCGGCTCCGTCTTCAAGGTGGAGGAATCCCGGATGAACGCCGTTTCCGCCATTTCCGGCTGCGGCCCCGCCTACATGTTCACGGCTCTGGACGCTCTCTCCGACGCCGGAGTGGCCATGGGTCTTCCCAGAAAAACGGCCCTGGAACTGGCCGCCGGCACCATGCTCGGCTCCGCCCTGATGCTGGAACAGACGGGGGAACATCCCATGGCCCTCCGCGATGCCGTCACGTCCCCCGGCGGCACCACGATTGCCGCCCTGAATGCGCTGGATGAATGCGGTTTCCGCAATGCCTGGATTCAGGCCGTGAAAAGCGCCGTGCGCCGTGCGGAGGAAATGGAAGGAAATTAG
- a CDS encoding serine/threonine protein kinase: protein MEQETLVYPLADNTVLQDKYTILNVLNAGGFGITYLALDNPNSRYVVIKECMPDAYAYRDLNTGCVHPRDEQTATSFAQSIANSQQEASVLSQLSHPGIVQVFDIFDANGTCYYVMENIQGQTLFDLMTSMHASGQSMDPAQAMDLLFRILDILHYLHSMGVYHCDIKPGNIFIQPDGTPKLIDFGAVRTKTLQHQGLVQITPGYTPPEFYPGRRSEIGPWCDIYELGATFYELLTGQVPQPADQRSVVDRNPKVTSYAILRQTYPMNFLSGIDKALSPDERNRFHSAKAWHDYINAMGAAGTLKAGGVARKTLPKARKKSSAGTAFLIILLIAGAALWVCWKQGLVNF, encoded by the coding sequence ATGGAACAAGAAACCCTGGTTTATCCGCTTGCAGACAATACCGTCCTGCAAGACAAATACACGATCCTGAACGTGCTGAACGCTGGCGGCTTCGGCATCACCTACCTGGCGCTGGACAATCCGAATTCCCGCTATGTGGTCATCAAGGAATGCATGCCGGACGCCTACGCCTACCGGGACCTGAATACCGGTTGCGTCCATCCGCGGGACGAACAGACGGCCACCAGCTTCGCCCAGAGCATCGCCAACTCCCAGCAGGAAGCGTCCGTCCTGTCCCAGCTCAGCCATCCGGGCATCGTGCAGGTGTTTGACATATTCGACGCCAACGGCACCTGCTACTACGTCATGGAAAACATCCAGGGGCAGACCCTGTTCGACCTCATGACTTCCATGCACGCTTCCGGGCAATCCATGGACCCCGCCCAAGCCATGGACCTTCTTTTCCGGATTCTGGACATCCTGCACTACCTGCATTCCATGGGCGTGTACCACTGCGACATCAAGCCGGGCAACATCTTCATCCAGCCGGACGGCACTCCCAAGCTGATCGACTTCGGAGCGGTGCGCACCAAAACCCTCCAGCACCAGGGCCTGGTCCAGATCACTCCCGGCTACACTCCTCCGGAATTCTACCCGGGGCGCAGGAGTGAAATCGGCCCCTGGTGCGACATATACGAACTGGGAGCCACCTTTTACGAACTACTCACGGGCCAGGTTCCCCAGCCCGCCGACCAGCGTTCCGTGGTGGACCGCAACCCCAAGGTGACCAGCTACGCGATTCTCCGCCAGACGTACCCGATGAATTTCCTCTCCGGGATAGACAAGGCGCTTTCTCCCGACGAACGCAACCGCTTCCATTCCGCCAAGGCATGGCATGACTACATCAACGCCATGGGCGCGGCGGGAACCCTGAAAGCGGGGGGAGTGGCCAGAAAAACCCTTCCCAAGGCACGGAAAAAGTCATCCGCCGGAACCGCCTTCCTGATCATCCTCCTCATTGCGGGGGCGGCTCTCTGGGTCTGCTGGAAACAGGGACTGGTCAATTTTTAA
- a CDS encoding uracil-DNA glycosylase family protein — MNLTEELAPLAGPGMHLPAATLDPSLIRAVMINEVVPEHPEDDFYGANDPPFYLTTALPLFQRAGLPAQSIRDVTDAGVYITNAVKTPKKDTNVPAEDIVLSLPLLEHELDLFPRLKAVMLMGDVARKAFNLIWKKKTGRNALPAVSTYKLRKTPLYAENIRIFPSYIMTGRNILIEKSKADMAAEDIRTMLEIIRS; from the coding sequence ATCAATCTGACGGAAGAGCTGGCCCCCCTTGCCGGACCGGGCATGCACCTGCCTGCGGCCACGCTTGACCCCTCCCTTATCCGGGCCGTCATGATTAACGAAGTGGTTCCGGAACATCCCGAAGACGATTTTTACGGAGCGAACGATCCGCCTTTTTACCTGACCACGGCTCTTCCCCTGTTCCAGAGGGCCGGACTGCCGGCGCAATCCATCCGCGACGTGACGGACGCAGGCGTTTACATCACCAATGCGGTGAAAACGCCCAAAAAAGACACGAACGTGCCGGCAGAGGACATCGTCCTGTCCCTGCCTCTGCTGGAACATGAACTGGACCTGTTTCCCCGCCTGAAAGCCGTCATGCTGATGGGGGACGTGGCCAGAAAGGCCTTCAACCTGATCTGGAAAAAGAAAACCGGGCGGAATGCCCTGCCCGCCGTTTCCACATACAAATTGCGGAAAACGCCGCTTTACGCGGAAAATATCCGGATTTTCCCCTCCTACATCATGACGGGCCGCAACATTCTGATTGAGAAATCAAAAGCGGACATGGCCGCAGAAGACATCCGCACCATGCTTGAAATCATCCGCAGCTAG